Part of the Halalkalicoccus sp. NIPERK01 genome, CTCGGAGTCCATGTTATCGCGTAGCCGACTAGCTGTAAAAAAACGTCGTCTACTCCCGGAGTCGGTCCCGGTCGACATCGCGTTCGTCGCGCTCGCGCACCCTGACGGCGACGCTCTCGGCGTGGCATTCGAGACCCTCCGCGCGCGCGAGCGTGTCGATGGTGTCCGAAAGCGAGTCGAGACCATCGGGCGAGAGGCGCTGGACCGTGCTCGCCCGGAGGAAGTGTTCGACCGACAGGCCG contains:
- a CDS encoding histidinol dehydrogenase, which produces GLSVEHFLRASTVQRLSPDGLDSLSDTIDTLARAEGLECHAESVAVRVRERDERDVDRDRLRE